The following is a genomic window from Spiribacter sp. 1M189.
GTGCGCTCGCCGACGAGGCGATGGCCGATGGCGTCGAAATGGAAGAAGTCCTGCTCGAGATTGGTGATGTGAATGAGCCCGTCCACGAACAGGTCATCCAGTTCGACGAACAGACCGAACGACGTCACACCACTGATCACGCCAGTGAACTCCTCACCGAGGCGGGCGGCCATGAAGCGGCACTTGAGCGTCATGGTGGCGTCGCGGGTCGCCTCTTCGGCCCGGCGGTCCGTCATCGAGCAGTGCTCGCCGACGGTGACCAGTTGATCCTCGGTGTACTGAAACGCCTCGATGGGCTGCTTCGAGAGCACATGCTTGATCGCCCGGTGGACGATCAGATCCGGATAGCGGCGGATCGGCGAGGTGAAATGCGCATAGGCATCGAGGGCCAGGCCGAAGTGGCCGGCGTTATCCGGCCGGTACTCGGCGGCCATCATCGAGCGCAGCATGATGGTCTCGATCAGGTGCCGGTCGGGTCGCTTGCGGATCTGCTCGATGAGCCCGGCATAGTCCTTGGGCGTCGGCTCATCGCCCCCACCCAGCTTGAGGCCGGTCTGCGCGAGGAATTCGCGCAGGTTCTTCAGGCGTTCCTCGGCCGGCGGCTCATGCACGCGATAGAGCGCCGGGATGCGATGGCGGCGGAGGAAGCGCGCGGTGGCCACATTGGCCTTGACCATGCACTCCTCGATCAGCCGATGGGCATCTGTGCGCTCGGCGGGGTGCACATCGGCGACTTGCCCCGAATTGTCGAATTCGATCACCGATTCGGTGGTATCGAAATCGAGCGCGCCGCGCTGTTCCCGGTCCCCTCGCATGGCATGGAACACTTCGTAGAGGTGCTCGATGTGCTTGAGCAGCCCCTTATGCTGACGGCGCAGGGACGGATCGCGGTGATTATGGATCGCATCCACATCCTCATAGGTGAGCCGCGCCGAAGAGTTCATCACCCCTTCGTAGAAGCGCGAGCGCGTCAGTTGCCCCTCGGGATTGATCTGCATCTCGCAGACCATGCAGAGCCGATCGACCTCGGGATTGAGCGAGCACAGCCCGTTGGAGAGTGTCTCCGGCAGCATGGGCACGACATTGCGCGGGAAGTACACGGAGTTGCCGCGCTCGGCGGCCTCGGTATCCAGCGCCGAGTCCGTCGTGACATACGTGGCGACATCCGCGATGGCCACGATCAGCTTCCAGCCACTCTTGGTCGGTTCGCAGTACACCGCATCGTCGAAATCCCGCGCATCGGCACCATCAATGGTGACCAGTGGCAGTTCGCGCAGGTCACGGCGGCCGGCCTTGTTCTCCTCCGGAACCTGATCACCGAAACGCTCACTGTCGCGCAGCACCTCATCCGGCCATTCCACCGGAATGCCATGGGTCCGGGCGGCCACGGCCACCTCGTCGCCCGGCGCGATCTGCGTGCCGAACACCTCGATGATGCGACCGATGGGCTGGCGGCGCTGTGAAGGCTGATTGACCACCTCGGCGGTGACCAGCTCGCCATGCTTCGCGCCGTTACGATCGGCGGCCGGAATGATCAGATCCTGATGCAGGCGCTTGTTGTTCGGCACCACAAAGCCGATGCCGCTTTCCTCGTAATAGCGCCCGGCGATCTCCTGGTTGGCGTGCTCGATGATTTCGACGACTTCGCCGCCGGGCCGGCCCTGCTCGTCATCGCCGGTGAGCCGGACCACGACGCGATCCCCGTTGAGCAGGCGACGCATCTCGCGTGGCGCAAGGTAGACGTTGGGGCCGGGCCGATCGGGATGCACCATACCCGAGCCGTCGGCCGAGGCGCGGATCCGGCCCCGCACAAGCTCTTCATTGTCGACGACGACGTAGCCGTTACGGCGGTTGCGGACCAACTGCCCGTCGCGCTCCATCGCCTTGAGCCGGCGTCGCAGCCCCTCCAGGGCGTCTTCGTCATCGAGGCCGAACAGCTCGGCCAGTTCCTTGCGCGACAACGGACGGGCCTGGTTCTCGAGTTGATCGATGATGTACTCCCGGCTGGGCACCGGGGACTCGTATTTCTCACGCTCCCGATCCAGGTACGGATCCCGGCCGGGGTCGGCGGTTTCGGTCTTGCGTTTTGACATGGGCGAAGGATACGGCATGCGCCGCGCGGTGCCTACGCGCAAATGACCGGCATTTGACAGCAACGGGGTGCGACAGTATTCTCAGCGCCGCTGTCGACGGGGTCCCGTCGATCAGCAAAGCCGAGGTGGCGGAATTGGTAGACGCGCTAGCTTCAGGTGCTAGTGGGGGAAACCCCGTGGAGGTTCAAGTCCTCTCCTCGGCACCACGTCCCCGACGCAGTCCGTGCACTGCAACCCGACCGAAGAAGGTGTCCGCGCAGGCAATAGCCCGCGCGAACGGTGATCACTCCATAGGACGCCTCACCGGCCCAGATCCGGCAGACGCGCAGGTTCGATAACTTCGATCCAGTATCCATCGGGATCACGGATGAACGCGACATCCGGCAGCTTGCCCTGCTCAGGGCGCTTTATGAAATCAACACCCTGATCATCAAACCATTTCATCGCTGCATCCAGATCCGGTACGGCGATACAGATGTGACCATACCCTTGGGGTGCATCATTCCCGTTGTGGTACTGGACATCAGGGTCATCTTCGCTGCCCCAGTTATGCGTGAGCTCGAGAAGCCCGCTCTGCGAGAACGTCCATACCGTGCGCTCACCGGTCTCCGCCGGGGGGGCTCCCGCCTCGCCGGGCGGTTGGAGGAAATATAGAGAGAAACCCAGCTCCTCGAAGTCCAGCCGGCGCAGCACCCGCATACCCAGCACGCCCGTGTAGAACGCCAGTGAGCGCTCGGGATCCTTAACTCGCACCATACTATGGTTGAGAGTGAAGCCTCGCGTTGCGGCGGGGGTGTCAGCGACCACGCCGGGATACTTCTCGGTGGTGAATGCCATCCTCTGAAAGCCTCCTGCTAGATGAAAGAGAAACGGTAGCGTAGCGTCGACACCCGGATCCACTGTGGCGGCATCCAGACCGCTCACGACCAGCGGGCGCGAGCGATGGCCTGTCGCGCGCTTCGATTGAATCGCAGCCGCGCACAAGCAATACTTTGTGCCTTGTGAACCGCCCATGTCTGACTGAACAGGGATCATCCCATGACGGATTGCGCCGATAGCACCACCGACGAGCTCTACGCCTCCCATACGCTCTCTCTGGCACTTGAGAAATCGCAATTCCCCGCTGACGCGGCCAACCCGCGGGCGGTGAGCGCGGCGATCCGCGACGAACTGCTACTGGACGGCAATGCCCGGCAGAACCTCGCGACCTTCTGTCAGACCTGGGAGGAGCCGGAAATCCACGAGCTCATGGACGTCTGCATCGACAAGAACATGGTCGACAAGGACGAATATCCACAGACGGCGGAAATCGAGGCGCGCTGCGTGCGCATGCTGGCCGACCTATGGAATGCGCCGGCCGGGCCGGCCACCGGATGCTCGACCACCGGCTCCAGCGAGGCCGCGATGCTGGGCGGGCTCGCGATGAAACGCCGCTGGGAGGCGAAGCGCAAGGCTCAGGGGCTGAGCACGGACAAACCCAACCTCGTCACCGGGCCGGTCCAGGTCTGCTGGCATAAGTTCACCCGCTACTGGGACATCGAGCATCGCGAGATTCCCATGGAGCCGGGACGCCTGCTGATGACCCCGGAGGAGGCGCTGAAGTACTGCGACGAGAACACCATCGGTGTGGTGCCCACCCTGGGGGTCACGTTCACCGGTGAATTCGAGCCGGTCAAGGCGATCAGTGACGCCCTCGATCAGCTCGAGCGGGACACCGGCCTCGACATCCCGATTCATGTGGATGGGGCGAGCGGGGGTTTTCTGGCCCCGTTCTGCGCCCCGGACCTCGAGTGGGACTTCCGCCTCCCGCGGGTGCGCTCGATCAACGCCTCGGGGCACAAATTCGGCCTGGCGCCGCTCGGCGTCGGTTGGGTGCTCTGGCGCGAGCAGAGCGATCTGCCCGAAAACATGGT
Proteins encoded in this region:
- the rnr gene encoding ribonuclease R; the protein is MSKRKTETADPGRDPYLDREREKYESPVPSREYIIDQLENQARPLSRKELAELFGLDDEDALEGLRRRLKAMERDGQLVRNRRNGYVVVDNEELVRGRIRASADGSGMVHPDRPGPNVYLAPREMRRLLNGDRVVVRLTGDDEQGRPGGEVVEIIEHANQEIAGRYYEESGIGFVVPNNKRLHQDLIIPAADRNGAKHGELVTAEVVNQPSQRRQPIGRIIEVFGTQIAPGDEVAVAARTHGIPVEWPDEVLRDSERFGDQVPEENKAGRRDLRELPLVTIDGADARDFDDAVYCEPTKSGWKLIVAIADVATYVTTDSALDTEAAERGNSVYFPRNVVPMLPETLSNGLCSLNPEVDRLCMVCEMQINPEGQLTRSRFYEGVMNSSARLTYEDVDAIHNHRDPSLRRQHKGLLKHIEHLYEVFHAMRGDREQRGALDFDTTESVIEFDNSGQVADVHPAERTDAHRLIEECMVKANVATARFLRRHRIPALYRVHEPPAEERLKNLREFLAQTGLKLGGGDEPTPKDYAGLIEQIRKRPDRHLIETIMLRSMMAAEYRPDNAGHFGLALDAYAHFTSPIRRYPDLIVHRAIKHVLSKQPIEAFQYTEDQLVTVGEHCSMTDRRAEEATRDATMTLKCRFMAARLGEEFTGVISGVTSFGLFVELDDLFVDGLIHITNLEQDFFHFDAIGHRLVGERTGKEYRLTDRIRVRLAQVNVDDGKIDFDPVAHPLGPDGEPLPQPERSERPDRGKRKERSRKGGSRSRRRRR
- the gloA gene encoding lactoylglutathione lyase gives rise to the protein MAFTTEKYPGVVADTPAATRGFTLNHSMVRVKDPERSLAFYTGVLGMRVLRRLDFEELGFSLYFLQPPGEAGAPPAETGERTVWTFSQSGLLELTHNWGSEDDPDVQYHNGNDAPQGYGHICIAVPDLDAAMKWFDDQGVDFIKRPEQGKLPDVAFIRDPDGYWIEVIEPARLPDLGR
- a CDS encoding glutamate decarboxylase — its product is MTDCADSTTDELYASHTLSLALEKSQFPADAANPRAVSAAIRDELLLDGNARQNLATFCQTWEEPEIHELMDVCIDKNMVDKDEYPQTAEIEARCVRMLADLWNAPAGPATGCSTTGSSEAAMLGGLAMKRRWEAKRKAQGLSTDKPNLVTGPVQVCWHKFTRYWDIEHREIPMEPGRLLMTPEEALKYCDENTIGVVPTLGVTFTGEFEPVKAISDALDQLERDTGLDIPIHVDGASGGFLAPFCAPDLEWDFRLPRVRSINASGHKFGLAPLGVGWVLWREQSDLPENMVFWVNYLGGDMKDIALNFSRPGGQIVCQYYNFVRLGRDGYERVHGACYDTAAYLAGEIAAMGPFEIIYDGDRSRGIPAVSWKLKDGTDPGFTLFDLADRLRARGWQVPAYTLPPKCDDQAIQRILVRNGVSRDLSELLIGDMKAALEHLEEHPARVPLGEDDASGFHH